Below is a genomic region from Streptomyces sp. NBC_00461.
CCGAGGCGGCGCGCAACTTCGGTCTGGAGCACGAGCCCGCGCACGCCGAACGGTACGCACGGGCCGCGGAGTTCCTGGATGTCGCCGTCAAGCTCTGGGACAGCTGGGAGGACGACACGGTCGTCGGCGACAAGGCGGCCGGTGTCTGGGGCGACGACGCGAAGATCCATCCGCCCCGGCACAAGGGGACGTACTTCAGCGTCGAGGGTCCTCTCAACGTCCCGCGCTCACCGCAGGGTTACCCGCTGCTCGTGCAGGCGGGGTCGAGCGAGGACGGCAAGGCGTTCGCGGCCCGGTACGCGGAGGCGGTGTTCACCGCGCAGCAGACCCTCGCCGACGCGCAGGCCTTCTACGCCGACCTCAAGTCCCGTACGGCGGCGGCCGGCCGGGATCCCGAGCACATCAAGGTGCTGCCCGGGATCGTGCCGGTCATCGGGTCCACGGAGGCCGAGGCACTCGCGAACGAGCGGGTCCTGGAGGACCACATCGTGTACGCGCACGGCGTGGACCGCCTGGAGAGCCTCCTCCAACTACAGCCCGGCACCCTGGAGTTGGACCGGCAGCTGCCCGCCGACCTGCCGCCCGAGGACGCCATCGAAGGCGCCAAGAGCCGCTACACGCTCGTCGTCGAACTCGCCCGACGTGACCGTCTCACCGTCCGGCAGCTGATCGGCCGGCTCGGCGGCGGGCGCGGCCACCTCACCTTCGCCGGAACGCCCGAGCAGGTCGCCGACGCGATCGGGACGTGGTTCACGCAGGGCGCCGCGGACGGCTTCAACATCATGCCCGCCGTGCTGCCGTCCGGCCTGGAGACCTTCGTCGAGCACGTCGTCCCGATCCTCCGCGCCCGGGGCCTGCTCCGCGAGGAGTACGGCCCGCGGCAGACCCTCCGGGAGCGCTACGGCCTCCCCCGCCCCGCCAACCAGCACCTCACCACCACTCCCGCACCCGTCCTCGTCTGAAAGGGACCGCTCATGTCCGGCATCGAAATCCAGAAGGTCACCGCGCACATCGGCGCCCGGGTCTTTGGCGTCGAGATCTCCAAGCCCCTGGACGAGGAGACGGTCGTCGCGATCCGCGAGGCCCTCAACGTCCACAAGGCTCTCGTCTTCGACGACGTGAACCTGGACGACGAGGGCCAGCAGGCCTTCGTCCGCCACCTCGGCGACATCACCACCGCCCATCCGACGGTGTCGTCCGTGGACGGCGTCCCGAACGTCCTGCCCGTCGACAGCGAGCGGGGCCGCGCCGCCAACAACTGGCACACCGACGTCACGTTCGTCCTCAACCCGCCGCAGGCCAGCACCCTGCGCAGCATCAAACTCCCGCCGTACGGCGGCGAGACCCTGATCGCCAGTTCCGCGGCCGCCTACCGCCAGCTGCCCGAATCGCTGCGGCGGCTCGCGGACACGCTGTGGGCCGAGCACACCAACGACTACGACTACGCCGTACCGGACGAGGAGGTCGACGAGCAGCTCGCCGCCCAGCGGGCCCAGTTCACGTCGATCAAGTACCGCACGGTCCACCCGGTGGTCCGCGTCCACCCGCTCACCGGTGAACGCGGCCTGTTCATCGGCGGGTTCGCGCAGCGGATCGTGGGCCTGTCGCCGGCCGAGGGACGCAAGATCCTGGACCTGCTCCAGGCGTACGTCACCCGGCCGGAGAACATCCTGCGCCACCGCTGGTCCGAGAACCAGCTCGTGCTGTTCGACAACCGCATCACCCAGCACTACGCGGTCGACAACTACGACGGTCTGCCGCGCCGTCTGCACCGGGTGACCGTCGCCGGTGACGTGCCGGCCGGCATCGAGGGCAAGGAGAGCTACTCGATCGAGGGGGACGCCTCGCACTACACGTCCGTAGCCGCGTAGTCACACCCTGCGACAGGCGCGTCCGGATGCTGGGCAGTCTCCCCCTGCGAGCGGGGAGGCTGCCCAGACTGTGGGCGTTTTTGCCCATCTATTGCACTGGACGAGCCGGGCCCATGCCGAACAGCACCACCACGGTCGAGACACCGCCTCAGGCGGACGACGCCACTCTGTCCCACAGCCTCAAGCAGCGTCACCTGTCGATGATCGCCCTGGGCGGCGTCATCGGCGCGGGCCTGTTCGTGGGCTCCGGCGCGGGGATCGCCGCCGCCGGCCCCTCCATCGTCATCGCCTACGCCCTCTCCGGCCTGCTCGTGATGCTGGTGATGCGGATGCTCGGCGAGATGTCGGCCGCGTACCCCTCCTCTGGCTCCTTCTCGGCGCACGCGGAACGCGCCATCGGCCCCTGGGCGGGCTTCACCGCGGGCTGGTCCTTCTGGGTGCTGCTGTGCACCGCCGTGGGCCTGGAGGGCATCGGGGCCGCGAAGATCGTGACGGGCTGGCTGCCGGGGACGCCCGAGTGGGCGTGGGTGGCCCTCTTCATGGTCGTCTTCTGTGCCACGAACCTCGCCGCGGTGAAGAACTTCGGCGAGTTCGAGTTCTGGTTCGCGGCCCTGAAGGTCGGCGCGATCAGTCTGTTCCTGGTGCTGGGTGTGCTGGCGATCGCCGGCGTCCTGCCCGGCACGAACGCCCCGGGCACCTCGAACCTCACCGACTTCCTGCCGCACGGCAGCGAGGGCCTGATCATCGGCGTGCTCGCCTCGATCTTCGCGTACGGCGGCCTGGAGACGGTCACCATCGCGGCGGCCGAGTCGGAGGATCCGGTGCGTGGCGTGGCGAGCGCCGTCCGCACCGCCATGTGGCGCATCGCGCTCTTCTACATCGGCTCGATGGCGGTCATCGTCACCCTGGTCCCCTGGGACTCGAAGGAGGTCGTCGAGAAGGGCCCGTACGTCGCCGCCCTCGACCACCTCGGCATCCCCGGCGCCGGTCAGCTCATGAACGTCGTCGTCCTGGTCGCCCTCCTGTCGGCCATGAACGCCAACGTCTACGGCTCCTCCCGCATCGCCTACTCGCTGGTGCGGCGCGGCCTGGGCCCGAAGGCGCTGGGCCGGGTGTCGGGCGGGGTGCCGCGGGTCGGCGTCCTCGTCTCCTGCGTCTTCGGCTTCGGGTGCGTGGTGCTGAGCTACTGGCGGCCGGACGACGTCTTCCCCTGGCTGCTCAACATGATCGGCGCGGTGATCCTGGTCGTCTGGCTCCTCATCGCGGTCTCGCAGCTGCGGCTGCGCGCGCAGCTGAACCGGGAGGCCCCACAGAAGCTGGTCGTCCGCATGTGGGCGTACCCGTGGCTGACCTGGGTCGCGCTGGCGGCCATGGCGGCGATCTTCGTCCTGATGGCCCGGGATCCCGGCACCCGCACCCAGCTCTGCTACACCGGCGGAATGACCGCGGTCCTGGCGGCCGTCGGGTACG
It encodes:
- a CDS encoding LLM class flavin-dependent oxidoreductase — encoded protein: MPRQLHLNAFLMNTGHHEASWRLPESDPFAHVELAHYVRLAKIAERGTFDSLFLADGPQLWSNLAQRPAGALEPLTLLTALATATEHIGLIATASTSYNSPYNLARKFASLDIISGGRAGWNIVTTAGAEAARNFGLEHEPAHAERYARAAEFLDVAVKLWDSWEDDTVVGDKAAGVWGDDAKIHPPRHKGTYFSVEGPLNVPRSPQGYPLLVQAGSSEDGKAFAARYAEAVFTAQQTLADAQAFYADLKSRTAAAGRDPEHIKVLPGIVPVIGSTEAEALANERVLEDHIVYAHGVDRLESLLQLQPGTLELDRQLPADLPPEDAIEGAKSRYTLVVELARRDRLTVRQLIGRLGGGRGHLTFAGTPEQVADAIGTWFTQGAADGFNIMPAVLPSGLETFVEHVVPILRARGLLREEYGPRQTLRERYGLPRPANQHLTTTPAPVLV
- a CDS encoding TauD/TfdA dioxygenase family protein yields the protein MSGIEIQKVTAHIGARVFGVEISKPLDEETVVAIREALNVHKALVFDDVNLDDEGQQAFVRHLGDITTAHPTVSSVDGVPNVLPVDSERGRAANNWHTDVTFVLNPPQASTLRSIKLPPYGGETLIASSAAAYRQLPESLRRLADTLWAEHTNDYDYAVPDEEVDEQLAAQRAQFTSIKYRTVHPVVRVHPLTGERGLFIGGFAQRIVGLSPAEGRKILDLLQAYVTRPENILRHRWSENQLVLFDNRITQHYAVDNYDGLPRRLHRVTVAGDVPAGIEGKESYSIEGDASHYTSVAA
- a CDS encoding amino acid permease, with the translated sequence MPNSTTTVETPPQADDATLSHSLKQRHLSMIALGGVIGAGLFVGSGAGIAAAGPSIVIAYALSGLLVMLVMRMLGEMSAAYPSSGSFSAHAERAIGPWAGFTAGWSFWVLLCTAVGLEGIGAAKIVTGWLPGTPEWAWVALFMVVFCATNLAAVKNFGEFEFWFAALKVGAISLFLVLGVLAIAGVLPGTNAPGTSNLTDFLPHGSEGLIIGVLASIFAYGGLETVTIAAAESEDPVRGVASAVRTAMWRIALFYIGSMAVIVTLVPWDSKEVVEKGPYVAALDHLGIPGAGQLMNVVVLVALLSAMNANVYGSSRIAYSLVRRGLGPKALGRVSGGVPRVGVLVSCVFGFGCVVLSYWRPDDVFPWLLNMIGAVILVVWLLIAVSQLRLRAQLNREAPQKLVVRMWAYPWLTWVALAAMAAIFVLMARDPGTRTQLCYTGGMTAVLAAVGYARQRTRANA